Proteins from a single region of Gossypium arboreum isolate Shixiya-1 chromosome 1, ASM2569848v2, whole genome shotgun sequence:
- the LOC108483305 gene encoding BAG family molecular chaperone regulator 7, translated as MSRFRVTDIFDPYSPSLCVKETCILAHKPLAFPSFFEAEHELSSALDLLSPFPCLSPFDIYDNVTDLVQIERTPSFRSYKRVQRRVEPEFSIQTLCDRVTALESKFDRLVNGRNSGGDRKYTWTAEIKGPVERKYKWVAEIKDGKKTEEVKEKKYKWTAEIEGKGIDGPISRKYVFSASTGGDASECSKSEKKEKNEKKHQKKDKKGENVPRVVEIEEPSDHGAVVLRQAFAKRAGVIRNSRGKKKELSPQDAALVIQVTFRSYLIRRSQALRALRELAIAKAKLKELRSYFNTFSYRRRVAQDAVERQRFCEKIIVLLLTVDAIEGADLMVRAAKKSMVDELEAMLDVVDPQPQGRSLSMRRTFDMPDSVIQKEIAEGVAEVVRMFESEENAATV; from the exons ATGAGCCGTTTCAGGGTAACTGACATCTTCGACCCTTACTCTCCCTCTCTGTGTGTTAAAGAAACCTGCATTCTCGCTCACAAGCCCTTAGCTTTTCCCTCATTTTTCGAAGCAGAACATGAACTTAGCTCCGCCCTCGACCTACTGAGTCCTTTCCCTTGCTTAAGCCCCTTCGATATCTACGACAACGTCACCGATCTGGTCCAAATCGAGAGAACGCCGTCGTTTCGTTCGTACAAGAGGGTACAACGCCGAGTCGAACCTGAGTTTTCTATTCAAACCTTGTGCGACCGAGTTACGGCGCTGGAGTCTAAATTCGACCGTCTCGTTAACGGGAGGAACTCCGGAGGGGACAGGAAGTACACGTGGACTGCGGAGATCAAGGGGCCGGTTGAGAGGAAGTACAAATGGGTAGCGGAGATCAAGGATGGGAAGAAGACAGAAGAGGTGAAAGAGAAAAAGTATAAATGGACGGCTGAGATTGAAGGAAAGGGAATTGATGGGCCTATCTCGAGAAAGTACGTGTTCTCAGCATCCACTGGTGGCGATGCAAGTGAATGTAGCAAATCGGAGAAGAAGGAAAAGAATGAGAAGAAGCATCAGAAAAAGGACAAGAAAGGAGAGAATGTCCCGCGTGTAGTGGAGATCGAAGAGCCGTCAGATCACGGAGCTGTCGTTTTAAGACAG GCTTTTGCCAAAAGAGCTGGAGTTATAAGAAATAGCAGGGGCAAGAAGAAGGAATTGTCTCCTCAAGATGCTGCTTTGGTGATCCAAGTAACATTCAGATCTTACCTGATCCGTAGATCACAGGCTCTTCGTGCCCTTAGGGAATTGGCAATTGCCAAGGCTAAGCTGAAAGAGCTCAGATCATATTTTAATACCTTCTCCTATCGTCGTCGAGTAGCCCAGGATGCAGTAGAACGCCAAAGGTTCTGTGAGAAAATCATTGTGCTGCTCCTTACTGTTGATGCCATTGAG GGAGCTGATCTAATGGTGCGAGCTGCTAAGAAGTCAATGGTAGACGAACTGGAAGCGATGCTTGATGTGGTGGATCCTCAGCCCCAAGGGAGATCACTTTCAATGAGGAGGACATTTGACATGCCAGATAGTGTCATCCAGAAGGAAATCGCCGAGGGGGTGGCAGAGGTGGTGCGAATGTTTGAAAGTGAAGAGAACGCAGCCACTGTTTGA